From one Lycium barbarum isolate Lr01 chromosome 6, ASM1917538v2, whole genome shotgun sequence genomic stretch:
- the LOC132599120 gene encoding 9-divinyl ether synthase-like, which yields MSSSLESSNLPVREIPGDYGFPIISAIKDRYDYFYNQGEDAWFHSKAEKYKSTVVKINMAPGPFTSTDYKLVAFLDATSFVYMFDNSLIDKTDTLGGTFKPGKEYYGGYRPVSFVDTSDPNHAALKGYILSSFAKRHNLFIPLFRNSLSDHLFNNLEKQVSEQGKSDFNALLPNMTFGFIFRLLCDQTNPTDTVLADQGPVHLRQWLLPQLMPSLSARKLPNFIEDLIFHNFLIPFGFVKKDYNKLVDAFSKNAVSMLDEAEKLGIKREEAVHNMLFLVGINMFAGLNAFFPHLIRFVGEAGPSLHTRLANEIRTAIKEEGGAVTLSAINKMNLVKSVVYETLRLRPPVPLQYGKAKKDFMVQSHDASYKINKGQFVVGYQPMASRDPKIFVNPDDFVPDRFMGDGEKMLKHVLWSNGRETENPAPENKQCAGKDLVHLLGRLILVEFFMRYDTFTVEITPLFRAPNVAIKTLTKAS from the exons ATGTCATCCtctttagaatcatcaaatcttcCGGTTCGAGAAATTCCAGGGGACTATGGTTTCCCTATCATTAGTGCCATTAAAGATCGATACGATTATTTCTATAACCAAGGTGAAGATGCTTGGTTTCATAGCAAAGCTGAAAAATACAAATCCACTGTTGTCAAAATTAACATGGCACCAGGTCCATTCACCTCTACAGATTATAAATTAGTAGCCTTTCTTGATGCCACCAGTTTTGTTTACATGTTTGATAATTCCCTTATAGACAAAACTGATACTCTTGGTGGTACATTTAAGCCCGGTAAAGAATACTACGGTGGTTATCGCCCCGTTTCATTCGTTGACACTTCTGACCCGAACCATGCAGCACTAAAAGGCTACATTCTTTCTTCGTTCGCAAAGCGACATAACTTATTCATTCCTCTTTTTCGAAACTCTTTGTCTGATCACCTCTTTAATAATCTTGAAAAACAGGTCTCCGAACAAGGGAAGTCGGATTTTAATGCCTTGCTTCCTAATATGACGTTCGGTTTTATTTTTCGATTGCTTTGTGATCAAACTAATCCAACTGATACTGTTCTTGCCGATCAAGGACCGGTTCATCTTCGCCAATGGCTTTTACCTCAGCTCATGCCATCCTTGAGCGCGAGGAAACTTCCCAATTTTATAGAAGATTTGATCTTCCATAATTTTCTGATACCATTTGGTTTCGTGAAAAAAGATTACAACAAGCTTGTTGATGCATTTAGCAAGAATGCAGTATCCATGTTGGATGAAGCTGAGAAGCTTGGGATCAAAAGAGAGGAAGCTGTCCATAACATGCTTTTTCTCGTGGGGATCAATATGTTCGCTGGCTTGAATGCTTTCTTCCCTCATCTCATCAG GTTTGTGGGCGAAGCGGGCCCTAGTCTACACACTCGACTAGCTAACGAAATCAGGACAGCTATTAAGGAAGAAGGTGGAGCAGTGACATTATCAGCCATCAACAAGATGAATTTGGTCAAGTCCGTAGTCTACGAAACGTTGAGGCTTCGCCCACCCGTACCATTACAGTACGGTAAGGCGAAGAAAGACTTCATGGTCCAGAGCCATGATGCATCTTACAAGATCAATAAAGGACAATTCGTCGTAGGATATCAACCCATGGCTAGTAGGGACCCCAAAATATTCGTGAACCCGGACGATTTTGTCCCTGATAGGTTCATGGGTGATGGTGAGAAAATGCTCAAACATGTTTTATGGTCTAATGGAAGGGAAACAGAGAATCCAGCACCAGAAAATAAGCAATGTGCAGGGAAAGACTTGGTGCACCTATTGGGTAGGTTAATATTGGTGGAGTTCTTTATGAGATATGATACGTTCACCGTGGAAATTACACCCCTCTTTCGTGCACCAAATGTTGCGATCAAGACATTAACTAAAGCAAGTTGA
- the LOC132599121 gene encoding 9-divinyl ether synthase: protein MSTSLESSNLPVREIPGDYGFPIISAIKDRYDYFYNQGEDAWFHGKAEKYKSTVVKINMAPGPFTSTDYKLVAFLDATSFVYMFDNSLIDKTDTLGGTFKPGKEYYGGYRPVSFVDTSDPNHAALKGYILSSFAKRHNLFIPLFRNSLSDHLFNNLEKQVSEQGKSDFNALLPNMTFGFIFRLLCDQTNPTDTVLADQGPVHLRQWLLPQLMPSLSARKLPNFIEDLIFHNFLIPFGFVKKDYNKLVDAFSKNAVSMLDEAEKLGIKREEAVHNMLFLVGINMFAGLNAFFPHLIRFVGEAGPSLHTRLANEIRTAIKEEGGAVTLSAINKMNLVKSVVYETLRLRPPVPLQYGKAKKDFMVQSHDASYKINKGQFVVGYQPMASRDPKIFVNPDDFVPDRFMGDGEKMLKHVLWSNGRETENPAPENKQCAGKDLVHLLGRLILVEFFMRYDTFTVEITPLFRAPNVAIKTLTKAS from the exons ATGTCAACCTccttagaatcatcaaatcttcCGGTTCGAGAAATTCCAGGGGACTATGGTTTCCCTATCATTAGTGCCATTAAAGATCGATACGATTATTTCTATAACCAAGGTGAAGATGCTTGGTTTCATGGCAAAGCTGAAAAATACAAATCCACTGTTGTCAAAATTAACATGGCACCAGGCCCATTCACCTCTACAGATTATAAATTAGTAGCCTTTCTTGATGCCACCAGTTTTGTTTACATGTTTGATAATTCCCTTATAGACAAAACTGATACTCTTGGTGGTACATTTAAGCCCGGTAAAGAATACTACGGTGGTTATCGCCCCGTTTCATTCGTTGACACTTCTGACCCGAACCATGCAGCACTAAAAGGCTACATTCTTTCTTCGTTCGCAAAGCGACATAACTTATTCATTCCTCTTTTTCGAAACTCTTTGTCTGATCACCTCTTTAATAATCTTGAAAAACAGGTCTCCGAACAAGGGAAGTCGGATTTTAATGCCTTGCTTCCTAATATGACGTTCGGTTTTATTTTTCGATTGCTTTGTGATCAAACTAATCCAACTGATACTGTTCTTGCCGATCAAGGACCGGTTCATCTTCGCCAATGGCTTTTACCTCAGCTCATGCCATCCTTGAGCGCGAGGAAACTTCCCAATTTTATAGAAGATTTGATCTTCCATAATTTTCTGATACCATTTGGTTTCGTGAAAAAAGATTACAACAAGCTTGTTGATGCATTTAGCAAGAATGCAGTATCCATGTTGGATGAAGCTGAGAAGCTTGGGATCAAAAGAGAGGAAGCTGTCCATAACATGCTTTTTCTCGTGGGGATCAATATGTTCGCTGGCTTGAATGCTTTCTTCCCTCATCTCATCAG GTTTGTGGGCGAAGCGGGCCCTAGTCTGCACACTCGACTAGCTAACGAAATCAGGACAGCTATTAAGGAAGAAGGGGGAGCAGTGACATTATCAGCCATCAACAAGATGAATTTGGTCAAGTCCGTAGTCTACGAAACGTTGAGGCTTCGCCCACCCGTACCATTACAGTACGGTAAGGCGAAGAAAGACTTCATGGTCCAGAGCCATGATGCATCTTACAAGATCAATAAAGGACAATTCGTCGTAGGATATCAACCCATGGCTAGTAGGGACCCCAAAATTTTCGTGAACCCGGACGATTTTGTCCCTGATAGGTTCATGGGTGATGGTGAGAAAATGCTCAAACATGTTTTATGGTCTAATGGAAGGGAAACAGAGAATCCAGCACCAGAAAATAAGCAATGTGCAGGGAAAGACTTGGTGCACCTATTGGGTAGGTTAATATTGGTGGAGTTCTTTATGAGATATGATACGTTCACCGTGGAAATTACACCCCTCTTTCGTGCACCAAATGTTGCGATCAAGACATTAACTAAAGCAAGTTGA